The following are encoded in a window of Nocardioides houyundeii genomic DNA:
- the rplC gene encoding 50S ribosomal protein L3, translated as MTFERNVKGLLGTKLGMTQMWDEKNKVVPVTVIGAATNVVTQIRQPETDGYNAIQVGYGEIEARKVNKPEAGHFTKAGVTPRRHLVEIRTADAASYALGQELSPELFAAGDEIDVTGTSKGKGFAGVMKRHGFHGVSASHGAHRNHRKPGSIGACATPGRVFKGTRMAGRMGNDTVTTQNVTVHAVDAEKGLILLKGAVPGPRGGLVVLRSAAKKTQEA; from the coding sequence ATGACTTTCGAACGAAACGTGAAGGGCCTGCTGGGCACCAAGCTCGGCATGACCCAGATGTGGGACGAGAAAAACAAGGTCGTCCCCGTGACCGTGATCGGTGCTGCGACCAACGTGGTGACCCAGATCCGTCAGCCCGAGACCGACGGCTACAACGCCATCCAGGTCGGGTACGGCGAGATCGAGGCCCGCAAGGTCAACAAGCCCGAGGCCGGTCACTTCACCAAGGCCGGTGTGACTCCCCGTCGCCACCTGGTCGAGATCCGCACCGCTGACGCGGCGTCGTACGCCCTGGGCCAGGAGCTCAGCCCCGAGCTGTTCGCCGCCGGCGACGAGATCGACGTCACCGGCACCAGCAAGGGCAAGGGCTTCGCCGGTGTCATGAAGCGTCACGGCTTCCACGGCGTGTCCGCCTCGCACGGTGCTCACCGCAACCACCGCAAGCCCGGCTCGATCGGCGCCTGCGCCACTCCGGGTCGCGTCTTCAAGGGCACCCGCATGGCCGGCCGGATGGGTAACGACACCGTCACCACCCAGAACGTCACCGTGCACGCCGTCGACGCCGAGAAGGGCCTGATCCTGCTCAAGGGTGCCGTCCCCGGCCCCCGCGGCGGTCTCGTGGTGCTGCGTTCCGCTGCCAAGAAGACCCAGGAGGCCTGA
- the rplD gene encoding 50S ribosomal protein L4: MAAKTVKVDFPAEIFGVEVNIPLIHQVVVAQQAAARQGTHATKTRADVRGGGRKPYKQKGTGRARQGSTRAPQFAGGGVVHGPQPRSYDQRTPKKMKAAALRGALSDRARNDRIHVVDSLVTGDKPSTKVALTALNALTDRARYLLVLERSDTITWLSLRNAPQVHIVAVDQLNTYDVLASDDVVFTKGAYDAFVAAAPAGKSQQAEEDQK; the protein is encoded by the coding sequence ATGGCTGCCAAGACCGTCAAGGTCGACTTCCCCGCCGAGATCTTCGGCGTCGAGGTCAACATCCCCCTGATCCACCAGGTCGTCGTGGCGCAGCAGGCTGCTGCTCGTCAGGGCACGCACGCCACCAAGACGCGGGCCGACGTCCGCGGTGGTGGCCGCAAGCCCTACAAGCAGAAGGGCACCGGCCGCGCCCGCCAGGGCTCGACCCGGGCGCCGCAGTTCGCCGGCGGTGGCGTCGTCCACGGCCCGCAGCCGCGTTCGTACGACCAGCGCACCCCCAAGAAGATGAAGGCTGCCGCCCTGCGCGGTGCCCTCTCGGACCGGGCGCGCAACGACCGCATCCACGTCGTCGACTCCCTGGTCACCGGTGACAAGCCGTCGACCAAGGTGGCGCTGACGGCGCTGAACGCCCTGACCGACCGTGCCCGGTACCTCCTGGTGCTCGAGCGCAGCGACACCATCACCTGGCTGTCGCTCCGCAACGCGCCCCAGGTGCACATCGTGGCCGTCGACCAGCTCAACACCTATGACGTGCTGGCCTCGGACGACGTGGTCTTCACCAAGGGTGCGTACGACGCGTTCGTCGCCGCCGCTCCCGCGGGCAAGTCGCAGCAGGCCGAGGAGGACCAGAAGTGA
- the rpsJ gene encoding 30S ribosomal protein S10 codes for MAGQKIRIRLKAYDHEVIDTSARKIVDTVTRTGAKVAGPVPLPTEKNVYCVIRSPHKYKDSREHFEMRTHKRLIDIIDPTPKTVDSLMRLDLPAGVDIEIKL; via the coding sequence ATGGCGGGACAGAAGATCCGCATCAGGCTCAAGGCCTATGACCACGAGGTGATCGACACCTCGGCGCGCAAGATCGTGGACACCGTCACCCGTACGGGTGCCAAGGTCGCCGGCCCTGTGCCGCTGCCGACCGAGAAGAACGTGTACTGCGTCATTCGCTCGCCCCACAAGTACAAGGACTCGCGCGAGCACTTTGAGATGCGCACGCACAAGCGCCTCATCGACATCATCGACCCCACCCCGAAGACTGTCGACTCGCTCATGCGCCTCGATCTGCCCGCGGGTGTCGACATCGAGATCAAGCTCTGA
- the trmB gene encoding tRNA (guanosine(46)-N7)-methyltransferase TrmB yields MNDSGPSSHPVRPARPHHKLTEDGRRMREVLSYSRRGSRFTPRQAEGWAAHQADWVIPEEAVDRPGFDLESWFGRRAPLIVEIGSGVGEATAVLAAGRPDHDVLALEVWRPGVADALLRVAEAGATNVRFCTLDAAWFLEHVLGPASVAELWTFFPDPWHKKKHNKRRLIDPAFATMAASRLAPGGVWRLATDWADYAEQMVEVLDAVPELTGGVVERMADRPVTRFERKGLEKGRHITDLCYRR; encoded by the coding sequence GGCCCCTCCTCCCACCCCGTGCGCCCCGCGCGCCCGCACCACAAGCTGACCGAGGACGGTCGGCGGATGCGGGAGGTGTTGTCCTACTCGCGGCGAGGAAGCCGGTTCACCCCGCGCCAGGCGGAGGGGTGGGCGGCGCACCAGGCCGACTGGGTGATCCCGGAGGAGGCGGTGGACCGTCCCGGCTTCGACCTGGAGAGCTGGTTCGGCCGTCGCGCTCCGCTGATCGTGGAGATCGGTTCCGGGGTGGGGGAGGCCACGGCCGTGCTGGCCGCGGGTCGCCCCGACCACGACGTGCTCGCCCTGGAGGTCTGGCGGCCCGGAGTGGCCGACGCGCTGCTGCGGGTGGCGGAGGCAGGTGCCACCAACGTGCGGTTCTGCACCCTGGACGCGGCCTGGTTCCTCGAGCACGTGCTGGGTCCCGCGAGCGTGGCCGAGCTGTGGACCTTCTTCCCCGACCCCTGGCACAAGAAGAAGCACAACAAGCGCCGGCTGATCGATCCGGCCTTCGCCACCATGGCCGCCTCGCGCCTGGCACCCGGGGGAGTGTGGCGTCTGGCCACGGACTGGGCCGACTACGCCGAGCAGATGGTCGAGGTGCTGGACGCCGTGCCGGAGCTCACCGGAGGCGTCGTGGAACGGATGGCAGACCGACCGGTGACCCGCTTCGAGCGCAAGGGGCTGGAGAAGGGCCGCCACATCACGGACCTGTGCTACCGGCGGTGA